Proteins encoded in a region of the Gallalistipes aquisgranensis genome:
- the prmC gene encoding peptide chain release factor N(5)-glutamine methyltransferase produces the protein MTRRALFLSLCEPLVPLYGQEEARAVACRVCERIGGFTRLDAAVEPLAEVAFRPGCDERTVRRMVGELAAGRPVQYVLGAAPFCGREFRVGEGVLIPRPETEELVWWIVSDYRSVRPLRLLDVGTGSGCIALSLALELAGAEVSGVDVSPRALAFARENGSLLGAAVRWERADVLDADDPWWRGGDRWEAIVSNPPYVPASDRASMHVNVRDYEPGEALFVPDDDPLLFYRAVARRGRETLAEGGRLYFEIYEGLAAETVRLLETEGYTEVELRCDMNDKPRMIRCRKMT, from the coding sequence ATGACACGCCGTGCGCTTTTCCTTTCCCTTTGCGAACCGCTCGTACCCTTGTACGGGCAGGAGGAGGCCCGCGCCGTCGCCTGCCGGGTCTGTGAACGGATCGGCGGCTTCACTCGGCTGGACGCGGCGGTCGAGCCTCTGGCCGAAGTGGCGTTCCGGCCCGGATGCGATGAGCGGACGGTCCGGCGGATGGTCGGGGAACTGGCCGCCGGGCGCCCCGTGCAGTACGTGTTGGGAGCGGCTCCGTTCTGCGGCCGGGAGTTCCGGGTGGGAGAGGGCGTGCTGATCCCCCGTCCCGAGACCGAGGAGCTGGTGTGGTGGATCGTCTCCGACTACCGTTCCGTGCGGCCGCTCCGCCTGCTGGATGTCGGCACCGGCAGCGGGTGCATCGCCCTTTCGCTCGCGCTGGAGCTGGCGGGGGCCGAGGTCTCGGGTGTGGACGTTTCGCCCCGGGCGCTGGCCTTCGCGCGGGAGAATGGCTCCTTGCTCGGTGCCGCGGTGCGGTGGGAGCGGGCGGATGTGCTCGATGCGGACGATCCGTGGTGGCGCGGCGGGGACCGCTGGGAGGCGATCGTCTCCAATCCGCCTTATGTGCCCGCCTCCGACCGGGCGTCGATGCACGTCAACGTGCGCGATTACGAGCCGGGGGAGGCGCTTTTCGTGCCCGACGACGATCCGCTGCTCTTCTACCGGGCCGTCGCCCGCCGGGGCCGGGAAACCCTCGCGGAGGGAGGGCGGCTCTACTTCGAGATTTACGAGGGGCTGGCTGCCGAGACGGTCCGCCTGTTGGAGACGGAGGGGTACACGGAGGTGGAACTCCGTTGCGATATGAACGATAAACCGAGAATGATCCGATGCAGAAAGATGACCTGA
- a CDS encoding aminotransferase class IV has product MRGDRVCIDGTLRERNGTEFDTDRLLSSGYLYQRIHTLAHRPLHLAAHTQRLTESYRALYGTVPAADEETLRHEIALTLEENRYPAVSNLVTLYLFPPRDGRPGPRMVSCTETLVYPGYTLWHSRLKAVTLPYDYPFPEHETALSRIAHTFAGEYARRTGYDLALTENGQGVVTGAGENPLFAVCGDTVLTTPVESGAAESVLRQLGLELCREAGVSVREETLTVETLRRCDELFCLTPQGVVSLLEWDGRMGFNITAEKLGALLERAARKKNFEFGIR; this is encoded by the coding sequence ATGCGGGGCGACAGGGTCTGTATCGACGGTACGCTGAGGGAGCGGAACGGGACGGAGTTCGACACCGACCGCCTGCTCTCGTCGGGATACCTCTACCAACGCATCCACACGCTGGCGCACCGTCCCCTCCACCTCGCCGCCCACACGCAGCGGCTCACGGAAAGCTACCGGGCCCTCTACGGCACCGTCCCTGCCGCGGACGAGGAGACCCTCCGCCACGAAATCGCCCTCACGCTGGAGGAGAACCGCTATCCGGCCGTCAGCAATCTGGTGACGCTCTACCTCTTTCCTCCGCGGGACGGGCGACCGGGACCACGCATGGTCAGCTGCACGGAAACCCTCGTCTACCCCGGCTACACGCTGTGGCACTCCCGTCTGAAGGCAGTCACCCTCCCCTACGACTATCCCTTCCCGGAGCACGAGACCGCCCTCTCACGCATCGCCCACACCTTTGCCGGAGAGTACGCCCGCCGGACGGGATACGACCTTGCGTTGACGGAAAACGGACAGGGCGTCGTCACGGGCGCAGGCGAAAACCCGCTGTTCGCCGTATGCGGCGACACCGTGCTCACCACACCGGTCGAAAGCGGAGCGGCAGAGAGCGTATTGCGGCAGCTGGGACTGGAACTCTGCCGCGAAGCGGGAGTGTCCGTACGGGAGGAGACACTCACGGTGGAAACGCTCCGCCGTTGCGACGAACTCTTCTGCCTGACGCCGCAGGGCGTGGTAAGCCTGTTGGAGTGGGACGGCCGGATGGGTTTCAACATCACGGCCGAAAAACTGGGCGCGCTCCTCGAGCGGGCGGCCCGGAAAAAGAATTTCGAATTCGGCATCCGCTGA
- a CDS encoding M23 family metallopeptidase, with product MKKLFSIQIVAAVLICCLWSAGSPAAFAVKPEPGYYRFPLDMPALLSANFGEVRANHLHSGIDIKTGGTVEHPVLAAADGYIARVVLNPSGFGRALYVAHPNGTTTVYGHLDRFTPAVERYLRDELYRRERWKADLFPGAGRFPVRQGEVIAYSGNSGFSMGPHLHFEVRETASQRTVNPLALRLFPVKDDLPPRIVKLYWFGVDTLRGVPVHSEPRPVALRECGPGRYRTVDTAVLEVGSRGYFAVETTDRKNGTANTMGAYRVTLRLDGRTLFDLSKDGFLFSNTRYVNSVSVYPLQRGARNEFYRLALQTNNFLPSYRTVHNRGLIALPDTLPHAAEIEIEDDNGNRSRLSFRIRRGGSGALSVFPADSAARIVDCRRPFTGDRDGMRVSIPARALYESVFYRQESAEIPASVRRPVYSPAFTFLSPDIPLHRSATVGLRADGLPASLRAGACLARITPKGTLSYAGGSWKEGWVTASVREAGTYCVAADTVPPRIAPAFREGADLRRATEVSFVISDDFSGVADFRATVDGRWELFEYDVRSRRITHRFDPSRPATGARHCVTLEVTDGKGNKARYEGVFLR from the coding sequence ATGAAGAAGCTGTTTTCCATACAGATAGTCGCGGCCGTCCTGATATGCTGCCTTTGGTCGGCGGGTTCCCCGGCTGCCTTTGCGGTGAAACCGGAGCCCGGTTACTACCGCTTCCCGCTCGATATGCCCGCGTTGCTCTCGGCCAATTTCGGAGAGGTGCGGGCCAACCATCTCCATTCCGGGATCGACATCAAGACGGGCGGTACGGTGGAACATCCCGTGCTGGCCGCAGCCGACGGCTACATTGCGCGCGTGGTGCTCAACCCCTCGGGTTTCGGCCGGGCCCTCTATGTGGCCCATCCCAACGGGACGACCACCGTGTACGGACACCTCGACCGTTTCACGCCCGCTGTCGAACGTTATCTGAGGGACGAACTCTACCGCCGGGAGCGGTGGAAGGCCGATCTTTTTCCCGGAGCCGGGCGGTTTCCCGTGCGCCAGGGAGAGGTGATCGCCTATTCGGGCAATTCGGGTTTCTCTATGGGACCCCACCTCCATTTCGAGGTACGCGAGACGGCTTCGCAGCGTACGGTCAATCCGCTCGCCCTGCGCCTGTTTCCGGTGAAGGACGATCTGCCGCCCCGTATCGTGAAACTCTACTGGTTCGGGGTGGACACCCTGCGGGGGGTGCCCGTTCATTCGGAACCCCGCCCGGTCGCGCTCCGGGAGTGCGGTCCGGGCCGTTACCGGACGGTCGACACCGCCGTGCTGGAGGTGGGGTCCCGGGGCTATTTTGCCGTGGAGACCACCGACCGCAAGAACGGCACGGCCAACACGATGGGGGCCTACCGCGTGACCCTGCGGCTGGACGGCCGTACGCTCTTCGATCTGAGCAAGGACGGTTTCCTCTTTTCCAATACGCGCTACGTCAACTCCGTGTCGGTCTATCCCCTTCAGCGGGGCGCCCGTAACGAGTTCTACCGGCTGGCGCTCCAGACGAACAATTTCCTGCCCTCCTACCGCACGGTGCACAACCGGGGGCTGATCGCCCTGCCGGATACGCTGCCCCATGCCGCGGAGATCGAGATCGAGGACGACAACGGCAACCGTTCCCGGCTTTCGTTCCGTATCCGGCGGGGCGGGAGCGGTGCGCTCTCCGTGTTTCCGGCCGACAGTGCGGCCCGGATAGTCGACTGTCGCCGTCCGTTCACGGGCGACCGCGACGGGATGCGTGTGTCGATTCCCGCCCGGGCGCTCTACGAATCGGTTTTCTACCGTCAGGAGAGCGCGGAGATTCCGGCTTCGGTCCGGCGGCCGGTCTATTCGCCGGCCTTCACATTTCTTTCGCCCGACATTCCCCTGCACCGTTCCGCGACGGTCGGGCTCCGGGCCGACGGTCTTCCCGCATCGCTCCGGGCCGGGGCCTGTCTGGCCCGTATCACCCCGAAAGGGACGCTCTCCTATGCGGGCGGCAGCTGGAAGGAGGGTTGGGTGACGGCCTCGGTGCGTGAAGCGGGCACCTACTGCGTGGCGGCCGATACCGTGCCTCCCCGCATCGCTCCGGCTTTCCGCGAGGGGGCCGACCTGCGCCGGGCCACGGAGGTTTCGTTCGTGATTTCGGACGACTTTTCGGGAGTGGCCGATTTCCGGGCTACGGTGGACGGACGTTGGGAACTGTTCGAGTACGATGTCAGGAGCCGCCGCATCACCCATCGTTTCGATCCGTCCCGTCCGGCTACGGGGGCACGCCACTGTGTGACGCTCGAGGTGACCGACGGCAAGGGAAATAAAGCGCGGTACGAGGGAGTTTTCCTGCGCTGA
- a CDS encoding regulatory protein RecX, which yields MQKDDLKRERPAGPRVKTPEQALRSLMNLCAKTEKCSGDARRLMTRWGVEPAAQERILKTLTDQRFIDDGRYAAAFVREKIRLSGWGAYKIRAALSAKRIAREVIDGALSELDGEAMQGRLREAMVRRMRSMDADTPYRTKGRLVRYGLSLGYDYETVLSLTDELMNEE from the coding sequence ATGCAGAAAGATGACCTGAAGCGGGAACGTCCGGCCGGTCCGCGTGTGAAAACGCCGGAACAGGCCCTGCGTTCGCTGATGAACCTGTGCGCCAAGACGGAGAAATGTTCCGGCGACGCCCGGCGGCTGATGACCCGCTGGGGGGTGGAGCCGGCCGCGCAGGAGCGGATATTGAAAACCCTTACCGACCAGCGTTTTATCGACGACGGGCGGTATGCCGCCGCTTTCGTGCGGGAGAAAATCCGGCTGAGTGGATGGGGGGCCTACAAGATACGGGCCGCCCTCTCGGCCAAGCGGATCGCCCGGGAGGTGATCGACGGCGCGCTGTCGGAGCTGGACGGGGAGGCCATGCAGGGGCGTCTGCGCGAGGCGATGGTCCGCCGCATGCGTTCGATGGATGCCGATACGCCCTATCGGACGAAGGGCCGGCTCGTGCGCTACGGTCTCTCGCTGGGCTACGACTACGAGACGGTGTTGTCGCTGACGGACGAATTGATGAACGAAGAGTGA
- a CDS encoding uroporphyrinogen decarboxylase family protein has translation MNGYERIKAALEGRMPDRRPVMLHNFLHAAELAGINMKQYRESPELAARSLIESVERYGLDGVLFDVDTALLASAIGVKTDYPDDEPARTHEPLLENLADVDSLQQVDISKSVRVQHALETVRILKNHFKGEVYVRGNCDQSPFSLATMVRTPANFMMDLMLDEENSVKLLRYTTGITKQMIGLMAEAGADMLSNGDSPAGPDMISPQMYRTFALPYEKIVSDYSHACGKPYLLHICGNTDLILEEMATIGLDAVELDYKTPIDRIYGVMHDTCTLFGTVDPSGVITFGSVRDVEEKTIELLRRYDGCPRLVVNAGCAIPRNAPHENVKKFVETARNWAL, from the coding sequence ATGAACGGATACGAAAGAATCAAGGCTGCGCTGGAGGGACGGATGCCCGACCGCCGGCCCGTCATGCTGCACAATTTCCTGCACGCCGCGGAACTCGCCGGCATCAACATGAAACAGTACCGCGAGAGCCCCGAACTGGCGGCCCGGAGCCTGATCGAATCGGTCGAACGGTACGGGCTGGACGGCGTGCTGTTCGACGTGGACACCGCCCTGCTCGCCTCGGCCATCGGGGTAAAGACCGACTACCCCGATGACGAACCGGCGCGTACCCACGAGCCGCTGCTCGAAAACCTCGCCGACGTAGATTCGCTGCAACAGGTGGATATCTCGAAAAGCGTCCGCGTACAGCACGCACTGGAGACGGTGCGCATCCTCAAGAACCACTTCAAAGGAGAGGTCTACGTGCGGGGAAACTGCGACCAGTCGCCCTTTTCGCTCGCCACCATGGTGCGTACTCCGGCCAATTTCATGATGGACCTGATGCTCGACGAGGAAAATTCGGTGAAACTGCTGCGGTACACGACCGGTATCACCAAGCAGATGATCGGTCTGATGGCGGAAGCGGGCGCCGACATGTTGTCGAACGGCGACAGCCCGGCCGGACCCGACATGATCTCTCCGCAAATGTACCGGACATTCGCCCTGCCCTACGAAAAGATCGTGAGCGACTACTCCCACGCATGCGGGAAACCCTATCTGCTGCATATCTGCGGCAACACCGATCTGATCCTGGAAGAGATGGCCACCATCGGGCTGGATGCCGTGGAACTGGATTACAAGACGCCCATCGACCGGATTTACGGGGTGATGCACGACACCTGCACCCTGTTCGGCACGGTCGATCCGAGCGGAGTAATCACCTTCGGATCGGTCCGGGACGTGGAGGAGAAGACCATAGAACTGCTGCGGCGGTATGACGGCTGTCCGCGGCTCGTGGTCAACGCCGGTTGTGCCATACCGAGAAACGCACCCCACGAGAACGTGAAAAAATTCGTCGAAACCGCCCGGAACTGGGCCCTGTAA